A region from the Rosa rugosa chromosome 6, drRosRugo1.1, whole genome shotgun sequence genome encodes:
- the LOC133717399 gene encoding eukaryotic translation initiation factor 3 subunit F, whose amino-acid sequence MAVTERTVLQFSPTLTAKVHPLVIFNICDCYVRRPDQTERVIGTLLGSVLPDGTVDIRNSYAVPHSEFSEQVALDIDYHHNMLISQQKVNPKEVIVGWYSTGLGVTGSSVLIHDFYSGEVPNPIHLTVDTGFSNGEGTVKAYVSSNLSLSHGEQQQAGGRQAGDRQLPLAAQFQEIPLDLRMVEAERVGFDILKTTMTDKLPTDLEGMEASMERLLALIDDVYKYVDSVDEGRVAPDNNVGRFLWDAVESLPKLSPAVFDKLVNDSLQDNMLLLYLSSITRTQLTLAEKLNTAAQVL is encoded by the exons ATGGCGGTGACCGAGCGCACGGTGCTACAGTTCTCGCCGACCTTGACGGCGAAGGTTCATCCTCTGGTCATCTTCAACATCTGCGACTGCTACGTCCGCCGCCCTGACCAGACCGAGCGCGTCATCGGCACGCTCCTCGGCTCCGTCCTCCCCGATGGCACGGTCGACATCAGAAACTCCTACGCCGTTCCTCACAGCGAGTTTTCCGAGCAG GTTGCTTTAGACATTGATTACCATCACAATATGCTGATATCTCAGCAAAAGGTGAATCCTAAGGAAGTCATTGTTGGATG GTACTCAACCGGTCTTGGAGTTACTGGTTCTAGTGTATTAATCCATGATTTCTATTCTGGAGAGGTTCCCAACCCAATTCATTTGACAGTTGATACGGGATTCAGTAATGGAGAGGGTACAGTAAAAGCATATGTTTCGTCAAATTTGTCTCTGTCTCATGGAGAACAACAGCAAGCAGGAGGTCGACAAGCAGGAGATCGTCAACTTCCACTTGCAGCACAGTTTCAAGAAATTCCTCTTGATCTTCGCATGGTTGAAGCCGAGCGAGTTGGAT TTGATATTCTTAAGACAACAATGACTGACAAGCTTCCAACTGATTTAGAAGGAATGGAAGCCTCAATGGAGCGGCTGCTAGCTTTAATCGATGACGTGTATAAATATGTTGACAGTGTTGAC GAAGGACGTGTTGCACCAGATAACAATGTAGGGAGGTTTCTATGGGATGCTGTAGAATCTCTTCCAAAATTGTCTCCTGCAGTTTTTGATAAGCTAGTGAATGACAGCTTGCAG GACAATATGCTCTTGCTATATTTGTCGAGTATCACCAGGACACAGCTTACCCTAGCTGAAAAGTTGAACACAGCTGCTCAGGTTCTGTAA